One window of the Microbulbifer sp. Q7 genome contains the following:
- a CDS encoding polyphosphate kinase 2 family protein — translation MNFYKEFRVLSGSKVKLDKIDASYHGDLDDGDAALPLIEEYKKKLRELQYRMYAEHKRSLLICLQGRDAAGKDGAINHVLGAMNPQGCTVTGFKQPSKAEAEHDFLWRCHKVTPRRGHVAIFNRSHYEDVLVQRVHKLVPKKVWSGRFAHINNFEKLLADNDTTVLKFYLHIDAQEQLERFKKRIDDPARHWKISASDYSEAHYWDEYTHAFEDVLEKCSTEYAPWFIIPANKKWFRNLAISQIVVSALESLDMQFPKPTVDIDSIRQKYHALNAAVDGDAGARPDRKNKGRKK, via the coding sequence TTGAATTTTTACAAGGAATTCCGGGTATTGTCCGGCAGCAAGGTAAAGCTGGATAAAATCGACGCCTCTTATCATGGTGATCTCGACGATGGCGACGCGGCCTTGCCGCTGATTGAAGAATACAAAAAGAAACTGCGCGAATTGCAGTATCGGATGTATGCGGAGCACAAGCGCTCCCTGCTGATCTGTTTACAGGGACGTGATGCCGCCGGCAAGGATGGTGCCATCAACCATGTGCTGGGTGCGATGAATCCGCAGGGGTGCACCGTAACCGGGTTCAAGCAGCCATCGAAAGCCGAGGCCGAGCATGATTTCCTGTGGCGCTGCCACAAGGTCACTCCCCGACGCGGACATGTGGCCATATTCAACCGCTCGCATTATGAGGATGTGCTGGTGCAGCGGGTACACAAGCTGGTGCCGAAAAAAGTGTGGTCGGGCCGCTTCGCGCACATCAACAACTTTGAAAAGCTATTGGCCGATAACGACACCACGGTGCTCAAGTTTTATCTGCATATCGATGCGCAAGAGCAGCTGGAGCGTTTCAAGAAGCGTATCGACGATCCCGCGCGACACTGGAAAATCAGTGCGAGCGACTATTCCGAGGCGCACTACTGGGACGAGTACACCCATGCGTTTGAAGATGTTCTGGAAAAATGCAGCACCGAATATGCGCCCTGGTTCATTATTCCTGCGAATAAAAAATGGTTTCGCAATCTGGCCATATCACAGATCGTGGTGTCGGCGCTGGAATCCCTGGATATGCAGTTCCCCAAGCCCACCGTGGATATCGACAGCATTCGCCAGAAATACCATGCGCTGAATGCCGCTGTGGATGGGGATGCGGGCGCGCGCCCGGACAGGAAAAACAAGGGCCGTAAAAAATAA
- a CDS encoding NAD-dependent malic enzyme has translation MSQKDKRPLYIPHAGPSLLEIPLLNKGSAFSLQERIEFNLIGLLPNNVESITEQVRRAYHQYQQCRTDLERHIYLRAIQDDNETLFFRLIEQHIEEMLPIIYTPTVGAACEEFSNIYRNHRGLFVSYPDRKHMDDILRSATKENVKVIVVTDGERILGLGDQGIGGMGIPIGKLSLYTACGGISPAYTLPVTLDVGTNNRTLLNDPMYMGWRNERISQEEYDEFIEEFIAAVKRRWPKVLIQFEDFAQTNAMPILQRYRDKVCCFNDDIQGTASVALGTMLAACKAKDESLAKQKVLVVGAGSAGCGIAEQVVSAMVNEGLSEAKARERIFMFDRYGLVTSDMKGLHDFQQKLAQSTDKYPQSPEWDLQTLIEHVKPTILIGVSGQGGLFTQPVIEALHKGCKRPLVMPLSNPTSRAEATPQEVLEWTGGEAMVATGSPFEPVELNGKKYPIAQCNNVYIFPGIGLGVIAANANRVTENMLMAASNALAEHAPVVQKGSGALLPSLSDIRAVGKAIAMAVGLQAQEDGVAPGITSEKLAMNIEKNFWSPNYRRYRRVAF, from the coding sequence ATGAGCCAGAAAGACAAACGTCCACTGTATATCCCCCATGCCGGCCCCTCCCTGCTGGAAATCCCATTGCTCAACAAGGGCAGTGCCTTCTCCCTGCAGGAGCGCATCGAGTTCAACCTGATTGGCCTGCTGCCCAACAACGTGGAATCCATCACCGAGCAGGTGCGCCGCGCCTACCACCAGTACCAGCAGTGCCGCACGGACCTGGAGCGCCACATCTATCTGCGCGCAATCCAGGACGACAACGAAACGCTGTTCTTCCGCCTGATCGAGCAGCATATCGAAGAGATGCTGCCGATTATCTACACGCCGACGGTGGGTGCCGCCTGTGAGGAGTTCTCCAACATTTACCGCAACCACCGCGGCCTGTTTGTGTCCTATCCGGACCGCAAGCACATGGACGACATCCTGCGCAGCGCCACCAAGGAGAATGTGAAGGTAATTGTGGTCACGGACGGCGAGCGCATTCTCGGCCTCGGCGACCAGGGGATCGGCGGCATGGGCATCCCCATCGGCAAGCTGTCGCTGTACACCGCCTGTGGCGGCATCAGCCCGGCCTACACCCTGCCGGTCACCTTGGATGTGGGCACCAACAACCGCACCCTGCTGAACGACCCCATGTACATGGGCTGGCGCAACGAGCGTATCTCGCAGGAGGAGTACGACGAGTTTATCGAGGAGTTCATCGCCGCGGTCAAACGTCGCTGGCCCAAGGTACTGATCCAGTTTGAGGACTTTGCCCAGACCAACGCCATGCCCATCCTGCAGCGCTATCGCGACAAGGTATGCTGCTTCAATGACGATATTCAGGGCACCGCATCCGTGGCGCTCGGCACCATGCTGGCGGCGTGCAAGGCCAAGGACGAGTCACTGGCCAAGCAGAAAGTACTGGTGGTAGGTGCGGGCTCTGCCGGCTGCGGCATCGCCGAGCAGGTGGTGTCGGCGATGGTCAACGAGGGCCTGAGTGAAGCCAAGGCCCGGGAACGCATCTTCATGTTCGACCGCTACGGACTGGTCACCAGTGACATGAAGGGCCTGCACGATTTCCAGCAGAAGCTGGCGCAGAGCACCGACAAGTACCCGCAGTCGCCCGAGTGGGACCTGCAAACCCTGATCGAGCACGTAAAGCCCACCATTCTCATCGGTGTTTCCGGCCAGGGCGGTCTGTTTACCCAGCCGGTGATAGAAGCCCTGCACAAGGGCTGCAAGCGCCCACTGGTGATGCCGCTGTCGAACCCCACGTCGCGCGCGGAAGCCACCCCTCAGGAAGTGCTGGAGTGGACCGGCGGCGAGGCCATGGTGGCCACCGGCAGCCCGTTCGAGCCGGTAGAGCTTAATGGCAAGAAGTACCCCATTGCCCAGTGCAACAATGTGTACATCTTCCCGGGTATCGGCCTCGGCGTGATCGCCGCCAACGCCAATCGCGTGACCGAGAATATGCTGATGGCCGCGTCCAATGCGCTGGCGGAACATGCACCAGTGGTACAGAAAGGCAGCGGTGCGCTGCTGCCCTCGCTGTCCGACATCCGCGCGGTGGGCAAGGCCATCGCCATGGCCGTGGGCCTGCAGGCCCAGGAAGACGGCGTTGCGCCGGGGATTACCTCTGAGAAACTGGCGATGAATATCGAAAAGAACTTCTGGTCGCCGAATTACCGGCGCTATCGCCGCGTGGCGTTCTAG
- a CDS encoding thioesterase family protein, whose protein sequence is MFTYQVEPRFSETDALGHINNTVVPVWFEQGRTPIFQLFNPELNLRQWNLILKKMEVDFVAQIYLYSPVEIRTTLSAVGNTSMTIHQEIWQNEKLVAQGDCVMVHFDYQKQTKAPIPDEVREKLIPHLA, encoded by the coding sequence ATGTTCACTTACCAGGTCGAGCCACGCTTCAGCGAAACCGACGCCCTCGGGCATATCAACAATACGGTCGTGCCCGTATGGTTCGAGCAGGGACGCACGCCCATTTTCCAGCTGTTCAACCCGGAGCTCAATCTGCGCCAGTGGAACCTGATCCTGAAAAAGATGGAAGTGGATTTTGTGGCCCAGATTTATCTGTATTCACCGGTGGAGATCCGCACCACCCTGAGTGCGGTGGGCAATACTTCGATGACCATTCACCAGGAGATCTGGCAAAACGAAAAGTTGGTGGCGCAGGGGGATTGCGTGATGGTGCACTTCGATTACCAGAAGCAGACGAAGGCGCCGATTCCGGACGAGGTGCGGGAAAAGCTGATCCCGCATCTTGCCTGA